TATAGAGATATCTTGTTCTTATACGGTTAAATAAGAGGAAAAACCTAAAACTTGAAACCAATTCCATTTGTTAAGAGCAAATATACGCGCGATTCCTTTTAAAATTTCCTAGCGTTTAACATGGGCTTTTATTATCCACGACAactaattttatattaatttggaCCCTCATAGGAGAAGAGTGAAGGAGAATGGAAACAGAGGGGCTAGTATTGACGGAGAAGTTTTTTATGGATTAGGactttgttgttgatgttgcattGGTTGTTGATACGTGGGGATGGAGGCAGAGATACAGAATTCTNNNNNNNNNNNNNNNNNNNNNNNNNNNNNNNNNNNNNNNNNNNNNNNNNNNNNNNNNNNNNNNNNNNNNNNNNNNNNNNNNNNNNNNNNNNNNNNNNNNNNNNNNNNNNNNNNNNNNNNNNNNNNNNNNNNNNNNNNNNNNNNNNNNNNNNNNNNNNNNNNNNNNNNNNNNNNNNNNNNNNNNNNNNNNNNNNNNNNNNNNNNNNNNNNNNNNNNNNNNNNNNNNNNNNNNNNNNNNNNNNNNNNNNNNNNNNNNNNNNNNNNNNNNNNNNNNNNNNNNNNNNNNNNNNNNNNNNNNNNNNNNNNNNNNNNNNNNNNNNNNNNNNNNNNNNNNNNNNNNNNNNNNNNNNNNNNNNNNNNNNNNNNNNNNNNNNNNNNNNNNNNNNNNNNNNNNNNNNNNNNNNNNNNNNNNNNNNNNNNNNNNNNNNNNNNNNNNNNNNNNNNNNNNNNNNNNNNNNNNNNNNNNNNNNNNNNNNNNNNNNNNNNNNNNNNNNNNNNNNNTTATAATAGTCTTATATGTTATCTCAGCATACCTCGCACTGACATCTCTCACCCTGCTCCCGCTCAGTAAAAGTTTTACTGCGCCGCCGGTAGAGTTTCGCCACCATGTCCGTCTTCTACCTTGGAGACTGGGCATGGCACCTGTATCCCGAAGACGAACGCCACTGTAGGAAGCGGTACAAGGACCGTCCTGTGACTGCGACAGCTGTGAAGCCTATCAACAGTATAGAGTCACACACCATGAAATGCAGCTGCAAGGAGTGCAAGATTGCATCTGAAAAGTGCCTGAAGTATTTTAGGACTCAACAGCTTCCAGGGAGCAGGATTTACCCATTCCGAACGAAGGAAGAGCCCACAGCGCCTCCCCAGACACTCCAACACCCCAGCCATCACATTCCATAACTCCTACGACTGAAACCACACCTCAACCCTCACATGTACCTTCAACTCCACTGCAGCCAGTTGCAGAAAAAGCTTTATCTCCAACCTTGGCGCCAGAGACTTCCACAGCCATGGAAACTGAACCTGCTGAGACCCTGTCAGTCCCTCAGGGAGACCATTCCCTGGACTTCAATTGCATTGCCTGCCTCACCCAACTCCTGAAAGAAGCCACTGCCATCGCCACCCAGCATTCCAGCACCTAAGACGAACGACAAGAAACCGCTCCCAGACTTCAAGCTCCGACAAACTGACAGCTCCATGTCCTACGCCGccgttgctgccatggctgcaaagcctggcatgcggATCACTGCCAGACCTAACTGGTAGGGAGAGCTCATTATCTCCCCAAAGGACCAGGAAACAGCCAGATCTCCCCCCAGGACGATCCATCCTTGACACTGCTCGACCCTGCCCTGATCCAGAGAAAGCTGTTGTCTCCAGATATCCTGTTACTATGGCTCTCACCATAGCCACCTCTTGCAGCAACATCGATGGGGCGGTGCGCTTCAGAAACAAGAACGAAGTCCCTGTCAGTAAGCTGATAGCCACTTTCATTGGTCCAGTGCCATCGTCACTGGATCTAGGAGTATGGAGGAACTTCCCCATCCAGTAATACATGCCAGAACCCCTCGGATGTTTCCGCTGTCTAAGATACGACCATCATAGGGAAGACTGTAAAGGATACACCATCTGCGGAATCTGTAGCCAGCGCCATGACACAAAAGTGTGTATCCAAGCTCACAAGGACAGCAAAGGGATCAAACCAAAGTGCCTCAATTGTTCCAGGACTCATCACGCGTGGAACAGGCACTGCCCAGAGAGACTGAaaaggatagcagctatgaagtgCACCTCCTCGCCCAAACCATCGCAAGCACCTGAAACATGGCCACAACCGCACCAGGACCAAcgacctcctcgccagagaagacaatACCAGCCGCCCACTGTACTTGTTCCTGAAACCTCCAGTCAGCTAAAAGCAGCATCTCTCCCAAAACCTACACCTTCCAGCTAAAGCCAATCCCTTACACAACAAGTTGAGTCACTGTCCTTGGAACACTTCATTACTTTGACCTTCCAAATCCTAACCAGAGTCCTTTCCCTCGCCAGTATCCCTAATGTCCTGGAGTTACTCCGACACCTTCAGCTTCCAGCCAGCGAGCAGAGATATGCTTATTTGCTTAAAACTGCTACTTTTCTCTCTGACTTAAACTACtactctcctctcccagtctcccctacttactgggactttctGCTATAATACTTCTTCTCCTACTGATAGACTTTGTCTGTTAACCTTTCATTTTGTGGACCCAAAGAGGAGTTTCTCCTCCGAgttacttccctccctttcatACTAGTCAGAGCAAATCCTCCCTCTTGTAAAGTTTCAAAATCCCCCCTTTTTTGTGTTCTCAGCAACCCTTAGATAACTTACCATTGCTTTCAAATTGTTGCTGAACAGCTTTAAAATCACTTAcgggctgctaacgcaagagcccatgtcttgctataggcaaggcattCTGACGATGACAACGACAAGGACGATGACAACGACAACAATGATGACGACGATGACAACAACGTCTTTTATGAGAATTAATCCTTTCTACCActttcataaaatttcttattcctttgaTATATTTTATACGATCTTTACGGTACAGAGTTTTTAAGCACTTTATatgcattttcttttattgaactCTGTATAGTTATATTTCCAATTACACATGCTATTGactaatccatccatccatataccaaggcacttcccccaattttgggggtagccgacaccaacaatgaaacaaaacaaaaaggggacctctactctctatgttccttcagcctaatcagggactcaaccgagtatattaaaaaaatttagaCCCTCAAACCTAACGTGTAATTTTCGGAGCTATATATGGCTTACTAATTACAAGTAATTTTTATTAATGGAAAATGTATGAATACAGTCATTGCTTCGCCAGATATCGTAGTAACCACTAATCTTAAAACAGATTAATTACAAATCATTACTGTTCCCTTAAAGTTTATTTATCGCAATTCCGAGTCTCACatgatataaagatatacatatatttctagaatatttttttctgaggAAGAGCTTAACTTCTATTTATAAAAACAGCTAATAGGCCAACTCATTATAAGAATCATACTCCAGTCTCTTTTGCATAAAAATACTGTACAGAACTTGACTGGCGCCTAATTGACTGACCATTTTAATATAACCTACATTTTTTTATAATCAAACAGAATGGTGTGTAAGATACCAAAGCAGTCGCTTGCTTCACTTATTAAGTATGGTATTTCGAGACCAGATTCAATTTTATTCGTCTTATTAGCCACTATATAGGGAATGCTATTTACACATAATCTAAAAATCTAAATGAAGAATTTCCACTGTCttagttattattagatataaagtaaataaggttttcacagaaacacttgcgtaagttcttaagccatataatcaaaataaacgtaatacactggaggagctgtgaacagtggcgggctacgggaaagactggttgcaataataccagatgattaaaatatgaaatgcatgcaacatgagataatataaatgctacatagtattccctatgctccaataaacgagaatacttgcatacatgtattcctaacacaacatatatgctaaatgtgtattagcaataaaggtacatataacaatgataatcttatatatggaaataattataatgataatccatcacctccccctccactttgcgttcaatgagctatatgaacgggtatggcgtctcggtgaacgccgatactcaccttgagtgccactttgctgttgttgactagtatccgggacaacatccttcttctttggagattgctgtgtctcgtcaggcaaatgtgaaggagaatggggtacagggcgtaagaaacggcggttatgccataatattcttcctgagggtaacttcacatggtagtctcgtgacctaccgatgcccataataatgccagtcttatcccaccgcttggagatagggtcttggatacggacattatcattgagtttgagtggttccaaagggtgtgcatggctgtcgtaccttattttggctgcttctgtacgtgatgctacacgaaggtcatattcatttactttttcttgCCACTCCTGCTTGAACGATGATACATGGACTGGGATGCATGATCGAAGGGCTTGGCCATATAATATCTGcgctggagaaaggccagcatagTTAGGAGTATTCCGTATTTCCAATAATCCTTTGTCGAAATCTTCGGTGTCGATGTTCCCCGAAGGTActacttttaggataaaatgtttgaccttcttcacggctgcctcggcatggccattactttggggatagtaaggtgtggatatcacatgttgaacaccccatcgggttagaaaattcttgaattctgagctggtgaactgagggccaccatctgtcctcagccttactggaacccctaagtctcggaagatgtgactgaagtgtcgtgttgttacttccgctgtagtattggtaccaaattttacaaccacaggccatccagatagtctgtcaacatacaccaggaaagatttcccagcaacactgaagaaatcagccgatactgattcgaagggatgagaggggttttcgttgcataatagtggttcctgctgttggcttgggtgcattatctgacatggctcacaggcatggacagtatttgctatgtctgaattaataccaggccaatatacagtctgcttagcccgacgcttagtcgcctccgctccacaatggctgtcatgaaggAGTCTTAAAATACTGCGTCGCATAGCTAAGGGAATTACTATTCGGCTACCATACAGGACAAGGTCATCATCGGTATATAaatcctcccttattttccaatagggtaGTAGGTCATTGTGGAGATTGTAACGGTGACTGGGGAATCCGTTGGCAATGTTCTGGAGGAGTCTTGTGTACGAGGGGTCCTCACGTGCTGCGGTGCGAATCTCTTCCAAGATAAGATCTTGGGTATCTGATGTCTTCGCTTCTGAAATTGCATCCACAGTCTTGGCTACAACACTcctgagggaaagatgggtttcactatttaacatatcatcTTCAGGCGTTTGGTGGCTCACCGGGGAACGTGAAAGGGcatcagggatgcaatgttccttgcctttacgccatactgcagtgaagatatagggtgaaattttctctttcagacgctgaatacgtgtgttttctattgcatccaatgtatatgtattcaagatgggtatcaggggtctatggttagtcaccaatgtgaaatggggcaatccaagtaagtaatggcgacatttattcatagcccaaactgaagctaaacattctagctcaatggtggcccacctagtttctgcatcAGCCAAAAATCTTGAACCTCACTGGACCATGCGGAAACGGCCTTCTCCATGGTCATGTAGAAGTGCGTATCCTAAACCATATAAATGAGAAGCATCCGTTTGTAGTATGGTGGGGCAGGTAGGGTCGAAATGAGCCAGCACAGGTggctgagagagagcctttttaacactggcaaatgcagcatcatgatctgctgtccacgtgaaggatctcttagggctcattagcggccgaagcggatctgctgcagctgcaaggtcaggtgaaaattctgttaattggttagtaaggcccctgaatgaccttaaatctgtcagatttgctggctttgggaactctgatatagctcgaactttctccttgtctgctgcaattccattttcagataaagtatacccacaaaaagatacagtagggctagcaataacaaacttttctgcatttaaagtaatactgtgagtcctacagcgagacaaaactttgttgagcctgcataagtgagaataataatccttatcatatacgaggatatcatccacaaccttgacacaatgttggatgccctgaagagcaatatcacctctcctgcagtaggcatctccagaagcgctgaatcccatgggtgaacgacgatagcgataccgaccgtagggcgtgatgaatgttgtaagggcttggtcttcctctgctagtgggatctgccagtacccacacaatgcatccatggtggagaaataccttgaattaggaccaatactcctgattgcactaaatggtgatggtgaaggatgtgcaggccttaaaacctgtgaatttaacttgcttaaatctgtggtgacACGAACACCACCTGTAGGTTTGGCCACGACCACTAAGGGGTGACACCATGGGGATGGTTGATCCCCAACAGGTTCAATGATGCCTTGTGCTACCATTGTCTCCAACTCGGTCTTGACGTCCTCTTGAAAGGCTAGTGGTATAAAACGCGGAGTGTAGATAGCAAAGGGTTTCAcatcctctttcaggtgaatacgcataggtggtccagtcattggcttgagttgtgctccttgatgaaactgctccttTGTCATTAGCACATCGCTATATTCCTTAAGAAAGTATTGCCTGGCTTCCTCAGGTGAGGATGTGGCTGGAGGTGGAGGAACAACGGACATTTGATCACATGTAATAACTTGGCTGACTGGGACCTGACTCgttcctgctgaagtcctgctaagtttcctctctcgcatttgacgtgggaagtcccagggaatgatccttaggtggcagagggcatcataacacagtaatggtgttgggagagaactaagaacatcaatataccccttgtatgagatatcaccgtaagtcatgacggcctccattgatcccaatacgttaccttccatgggtgatccatcggcgttggaaaactgcaactcagggggcggagacaattccttgacatcaatgcccaatgcttgtaagtgttgcactccaaaagtagtggtatctgcaccagtatcagggataacattgatcttccctgatttactgccatatgtgacaTGTAAATTGATAGGTGGTGAGGGACAACTTAGGGGACGTAAATTAACCAAACGAATGGCTGGAGAAGATATCTTGACGGTGTTCAACTTggtttcctttaaatctttcgactcCCTCGGTCCCTTTGTCTTTTTCTGTGCACAACAAACATCATAGTggccaaatttatggcaaattcggcactccttagccaatgctgggcatgcggcagtatatgggaaatggccagttttagcacagttcctgcacttgtgggatactgccttacatgtgtcactattatgctgttgaccacaattcttgcatctgctacttgaagaaggagttttctcttgctgatgaattttcttaggttgctccggtttagcaaatgccttctttaacttcttgtagtttgacacggcacgcactgaagtctgtggagctttaagctctgtcgttgtcttctttgcagcctcaaaagccctgcaagtcagcttcacttcctcaagtgttgttgttgtaggcatgctaatgaccttcttggtgagttcttcattccttatgccaaccaaaatagcatgtttcatttgggcctccacacagttatcgcctttacataaatcaacctcctctgagagctgttgtaaacgaacgaaaaaatctgttaatgaATCGCCTTCCACTTACTtgcattgagtaaaagctaaccgacgaagtgcttcattctgctgaccCTTTATATAAGTTTCAATATGAGATAAAACTTCATCCAAAAGCATagttgagtctggtggaatacccaaattatgttctaataagcgtctcatctcaacactgagacatgcccttagctgtatcaactgcttaggtGGAGGTAAATTATCTaaatctaccataacagcataatccttccatctctgcttccattctgtgtattgcctataagtaacatcatgggttaatggtggaggcaaatttactgtcaccttaggtgtctgcacagctgaattaggcacttggagaacactggcagacgatggtgctggggtagggggccctataccacttgcttggggtagggtatgcctgggaccagtcatagcttcaattaatgctttgaattcttcctgatgtctgacattgtcttcttt
Above is a window of Palaemon carinicauda isolate YSFRI2023 chromosome 6, ASM3689809v2, whole genome shotgun sequence DNA encoding:
- the LOC137643252 gene encoding serine/threonine-protein kinase C-like; the encoded protein is MSVFYLGDWAWHLYPEDERHCRKRYKDRPVTATAVKPINTSREQDLPIPNEGRAHSASPDTPTPQPSHSITPTTETTPQPSHVPSTPLQPVAEKALSPTLAPETSTAMETEPAETLSVPQGDHSLDFNCIACLTQLLKEATAIATQHSST